A genomic window from Agreia sp. COWG includes:
- a CDS encoding NAD(P)/FAD-dependent oxidoreductase has translation MSLEPGAPVGPGAPVETDVVVIGAGVAGLVAARECARKGLRVVVLEASSGPGGFVATHEVAGIRLDSGAESFATRGGEKGKPGPVASLISDLGLADVIVAPNPRGAWVQLPDGAQPLPKLSLLGIPGAPLADDVRRILGWRGALRAQLDRYMPLLRVRPETDLGDIVLRRMGRAVLDRLVTPIVAGVHSASPMVVDVHAVAPGLTKAMTTQGSLSGAVLALLEERGTKVKAGSAVGGIDGGMFRLVEALIADCEKFGVEMRTGVRVESAAPVGEPAAPSEPAKAWLTRASGPDGEPIEISSRAVVVATSFRSGLSLLGALGIDTGAADAWPEPASVELATIVLDDARLDTAPRGTGVLVAEGVRSVRAKALTHATAKWSWLATAAGPGRHVLRLSYTIAPGAASPTQAQALADASRLLGLELDPASVRGFDFTTWNDSLAFATVGHRKRVDAVLSETDAVPGLLVVGAWVAGTGLAATVARSRTVASDFAYELRTGTL, from the coding sequence ATGAGCCTCGAGCCAGGCGCGCCCGTCGGGCCAGGTGCCCCCGTCGAGACCGACGTCGTCGTCATCGGCGCGGGTGTTGCCGGCCTGGTCGCCGCTCGGGAGTGCGCCCGCAAGGGGCTGCGGGTGGTCGTGCTCGAGGCGTCGAGCGGCCCCGGCGGCTTCGTGGCGACGCACGAGGTGGCCGGCATCCGGCTCGACAGCGGGGCCGAGAGCTTCGCCACGAGGGGCGGCGAGAAGGGAAAGCCGGGCCCGGTGGCCTCGCTGATCTCCGACCTCGGCCTGGCCGACGTGATCGTGGCTCCGAATCCCCGAGGCGCGTGGGTGCAGTTGCCCGACGGCGCGCAGCCGCTGCCGAAGCTGAGCCTGCTCGGCATTCCGGGGGCACCGCTCGCCGACGATGTGCGCCGCATCCTGGGTTGGAGGGGCGCGCTTCGGGCGCAGCTCGACCGCTATATGCCGCTGCTGCGCGTGCGACCCGAGACCGACCTCGGCGACATCGTGCTGCGACGTATGGGCAGGGCGGTGCTCGACCGGTTGGTGACGCCGATCGTGGCCGGAGTGCACTCCGCGTCGCCGATGGTGGTCGACGTGCACGCCGTCGCGCCCGGGCTCACCAAGGCCATGACCACGCAGGGATCGCTCTCTGGCGCCGTGCTCGCGCTGCTCGAGGAGCGCGGCACCAAGGTGAAGGCCGGATCGGCGGTGGGCGGCATCGATGGCGGAATGTTCCGGTTGGTCGAGGCGCTCATCGCGGACTGCGAGAAATTCGGCGTGGAGATGCGCACGGGCGTGCGCGTGGAGAGCGCGGCGCCGGTCGGCGAGCCGGCTGCGCCCTCCGAGCCTGCGAAGGCCTGGCTGACCCGCGCATCCGGCCCCGACGGCGAGCCGATCGAGATCTCGTCGCGGGCGGTCGTCGTCGCCACGTCGTTCCGCTCCGGCCTGTCGCTGCTCGGCGCGCTGGGAATCGACACCGGCGCGGCCGACGCGTGGCCCGAGCCCGCCTCGGTCGAGCTCGCCACCATCGTGCTCGACGATGCTCGCCTCGACACCGCCCCCCGCGGCACGGGGGTGCTGGTCGCCGAGGGAGTGCGCAGCGTGAGGGCGAAGGCGCTGACGCACGCCACCGCCAAGTGGAGCTGGCTCGCGACCGCCGCCGGCCCCGGCCGACACGTGCTGCGACTGTCCTACACGATCGCTCCCGGAGCCGCCTCCCCGACGCAGGCGCAGGCGCTCGCCGACGCGAGCCGGCTGCTCGGCCTCGAGCTCGACCCCGCGAGCGTGAGGGGCTTCGACTTCACGACGTGGAACGACTCGCTGGCCTTCGCGACGGTCGGCCACCGCAAGCGCGTCGACGCGGTGCTCTCCGAGACGGATGCCGTGCCCGGCCTGCTCGTCGTCGGCGCCTGGGTGGCGGGAACGGGGCTCGCGGCGACGGTCGCGCGCTCGCGCACCGTGGCATCCGACTTCGCCTACGAGCTGCGCACCGGCACGCTCTGA
- a CDS encoding DUF6458 family protein, translating into MGIGSGIALFVIGAILAFAVNIDLGGAVDLTTIGYILMGAGVVVFLISLVFTLRRRQTTATTRTAVDPASGEQVTRQTRDSNDPLV; encoded by the coding sequence ATGGGTATCGGATCGGGCATCGCCCTCTTCGTCATCGGAGCCATCCTGGCCTTCGCGGTCAACATCGACCTCGGCGGCGCCGTCGACCTCACGACCATCGGCTACATCCTCATGGGAGCCGGCGTCGTCGTCTTTCTAATCAGCCTCGTGTTCACCCTGCGTCGCCGCCAGACCACGGCCACCACTCGCACGGCCGTCGACCCGGCCAGCGGTGAGCAGGTCACGCGGCAGACCCGCGACAGCAACGACCCTCTGGTCTAA
- a CDS encoding dienelactone hydrolase family protein has protein sequence MGDMISIELDDGTLSAYRAAPEGQVKGALVLIHEIWGLVDHITDVADRYAAEGYLCVAPDILSRAGLTPEAGAELFSLVFDEDPEKRSAAQPEFRAKLAPLNAPAYAQWAVPALRKVVDYLEEQPGVDGRIAVTGFCFGGSYSFALAAADARVRAAVPFYGSPPAASDAKAIAGPVLAFYGETDEQLIAGLPEVKAAMADGGVRFTAEVYPGTGHAFFNDTNPFTYDADIAADAWAKTLAFLERSLAE, from the coding sequence ATGGGAGACATGATCAGCATCGAGCTCGACGACGGAACACTCTCGGCCTATCGGGCCGCACCCGAGGGCCAGGTGAAGGGCGCTCTGGTCCTCATCCACGAGATCTGGGGCCTCGTCGACCACATCACCGACGTGGCAGACCGCTATGCCGCCGAGGGCTACCTCTGTGTGGCGCCAGACATCCTGAGCCGGGCCGGTCTCACCCCCGAGGCCGGAGCCGAACTCTTCTCGCTGGTGTTCGACGAAGACCCGGAGAAGCGCAGCGCCGCACAGCCGGAGTTCCGCGCGAAGCTGGCGCCGCTGAACGCGCCCGCCTACGCCCAGTGGGCGGTGCCCGCGCTCAGGAAGGTCGTCGATTACCTCGAGGAGCAGCCCGGGGTCGATGGCCGCATCGCTGTCACGGGCTTCTGCTTCGGTGGCAGCTACAGCTTCGCGCTGGCCGCGGCCGATGCGCGGGTGCGCGCGGCCGTGCCGTTCTATGGGTCGCCGCCCGCGGCATCCGATGCCAAGGCCATCGCGGGGCCCGTTCTCGCGTTCTATGGCGAGACCGACGAGCAGCTGATCGCGGGCCTGCCCGAGGTGAAGGCCGCCATGGCCGACGGTGGCGTGCGTTTCACGGCCGAGGTGTATCCCGGCACCGGGCACGCGTTCTTCAACGACACGAACCCGTTCACCTACGACGCGGACATCGCCGCGGATGCGTGGGCGAAGACACTGGCGTTTCTCGAGCGATCGCTCGCCGAATAG
- a CDS encoding glutamyl-tRNA reductase, with product MLICLTANHRNASFDLLEKLSIGAPTLANTLVTESDFIQGAVVLATCNRFEAYLDVDEPLTAAAALAAEQAIEVLAEASVVEVGDVRDTLTVLCGDTVAEHLFSVSSGLESVAIGEDEIAGQVRRALTTARVEHTTSSDLERLFQHASQTSRGVKTKTGLGGAGRSLVRLALDLAESRVTDWAGTTVLLVGTGRYARASLAALRDRGVTNVRVYSPSGRAAAFAASHDLVAVARAELLEAIAASDVIVTCSTAPTVVLTAQHLVDAAELADAVLRRLVIDLGLPRNVDPAVATVCGTELLDLETVSLHAPLEELNAESDARALVGEAAAEYRASRAEVEVAPAVVALRSHLFDLLDAEIARARSRGDSSDETERALRHLVGVILHTPSVRARELARTGGTETVFAAVEALFGLQAQAGATATVASISSVTPAEPRLLHGN from the coding sequence GTGCTGATCTGCCTGACTGCGAACCATCGCAACGCGAGCTTCGATCTTCTCGAGAAGCTGTCGATTGGCGCACCCACCCTCGCGAACACGCTGGTGACCGAGAGCGACTTCATTCAGGGCGCCGTGGTCCTGGCCACGTGCAACCGCTTCGAGGCCTACCTCGACGTCGACGAGCCCCTCACCGCCGCGGCGGCCCTCGCGGCCGAGCAGGCCATCGAGGTGCTGGCCGAGGCATCCGTGGTCGAGGTCGGCGATGTGCGCGACACCCTCACGGTTCTGTGCGGCGACACGGTGGCCGAGCACCTCTTCTCGGTGTCGAGCGGGCTCGAGTCGGTTGCGATCGGCGAAGACGAGATCGCCGGCCAGGTGCGCCGCGCCCTCACCACGGCGCGCGTGGAGCACACCACCTCGAGCGACCTCGAGCGCCTCTTCCAGCACGCATCGCAGACCTCGCGCGGGGTCAAGACGAAGACCGGACTCGGCGGCGCCGGCCGCAGCCTGGTGCGCCTGGCCCTCGACCTGGCCGAGAGCCGCGTCACCGACTGGGCCGGCACCACCGTGCTGCTCGTCGGCACCGGACGCTACGCCCGCGCCAGCCTGGCGGCGCTTCGCGACCGCGGCGTGACGAACGTGCGCGTCTACTCCCCCTCGGGTCGCGCCGCCGCCTTCGCCGCCTCGCACGACCTGGTGGCGGTCGCCAGGGCCGAGCTGCTCGAGGCGATCGCGGCATCCGATGTGATCGTCACCTGCAGCACCGCCCCCACCGTCGTGCTCACCGCGCAGCACCTCGTCGATGCCGCCGAGCTGGCCGACGCGGTTCTTCGACGCCTCGTGATCGACCTTGGCCTGCCGCGCAACGTCGACCCCGCCGTCGCCACCGTCTGCGGCACCGAGCTGCTCGACCTCGAGACCGTGAGCCTGCACGCCCCGCTCGAAGAGCTGAACGCCGAGTCGGATGCCCGCGCCCTCGTCGGCGAGGCCGCCGCCGAGTACCGCGCCTCCCGCGCCGAGGTCGAGGTAGCCCCCGCCGTCGTCGCGCTGCGCTCGCACCTCTTCGACCTTCTGGATGCCGAGATCGCCCGGGCGCGCTCGCGCGGAGACTCGTCAGACGAGACAGAGCGGGCCCTGCGTCACCTCGTCGGAGTTATTCTGCACACCCCGTCGGTGCGCGCCCGCGAGCTCGCCCGCACCGGGGGGACCGAGACCGTGTTCGCCGCGGTCGAGGCACTGTTCGGGCTGCAGGCCCAGGCCGGCGCCACGGCCACGGTGGCCTCGATCAGCTCGGTCACCCCGGCCGAGCCCCGTCTGCTTCACGGCAACTGA
- a CDS encoding serine/threonine-protein kinase — protein sequence MSPHPGELLDGRYRLDEQIGVGGMGVVYRAHDEALGRTVAVKVFRDSTADDSRTSSETRLLAGVNHSSLVTLYDAHLSPTERSYLVMEYVDGPTLREQISAAPLSAGEVAVMARDLAEALHVVHQAGIVHRDIKPSNILLRRSHVPGEHFRAKLADFGIAYLIDSTRLTVAGALVGTAAYLSPEQVKGAEPAPASDIYALGLVLLESLTGERAYPQSGTHEAALARLSIDPVIPSTLGYGWKSLLTAMTAKEPQQRPSAMDVVIAAGKIDVVEPDATASAISTSAPTEAMLATPTPTMVMPVEQLDEPTGATARTDSTAATVRMAATDPTVVDMPAQRTQARPAAPTEVLSKTRPSSPQKRPRPPRWLIVLVVVLVLIAAVVIVLIAVAGSSGPAAPSLPALDEPLNSHMKQLLDSVTR from the coding sequence ATGTCGCCGCACCCCGGCGAGCTGCTCGACGGGCGCTATCGCCTCGACGAGCAGATCGGGGTCGGCGGCATGGGGGTGGTCTATCGTGCCCACGACGAGGCACTCGGGCGCACGGTCGCGGTGAAGGTCTTCAGGGACTCGACGGCCGACGACAGCCGAACCTCCTCAGAGACGCGGCTGCTCGCAGGGGTCAACCACTCCTCTCTGGTGACCCTGTACGACGCCCACCTCTCGCCGACCGAGCGCAGCTACCTGGTCATGGAGTACGTCGACGGTCCCACGTTGCGAGAGCAGATCTCCGCCGCACCCCTCTCTGCCGGTGAGGTCGCCGTCATGGCCAGGGACCTCGCCGAGGCCCTCCACGTGGTGCACCAGGCCGGCATCGTGCATCGCGACATCAAGCCCTCCAACATCTTGCTTCGCCGCTCCCACGTGCCCGGCGAGCACTTCAGGGCGAAGCTGGCCGACTTCGGCATCGCCTACCTGATCGACTCGACGCGACTCACGGTTGCGGGCGCCCTCGTCGGCACGGCGGCCTATCTCAGCCCCGAACAGGTCAAGGGTGCCGAGCCCGCCCCCGCGTCTGACATCTACGCGCTGGGCCTCGTTCTGCTCGAGTCGCTGACCGGTGAGCGGGCATACCCGCAGTCCGGCACGCACGAGGCGGCCCTCGCCAGGCTCAGCATCGATCCCGTCATTCCCTCGACGCTGGGCTACGGCTGGAAATCCCTGCTCACGGCGATGACCGCGAAGGAGCCTCAGCAGCGGCCGAGCGCCATGGACGTCGTGATAGCGGCCGGCAAGATCGACGTGGTCGAACCGGATGCGACGGCGTCGGCGATCTCGACGTCGGCACCGACCGAGGCCATGCTGGCTACGCCCACGCCCACCATGGTGATGCCGGTCGAGCAGCTCGACGAGCCGACGGGTGCGACGGCCCGCACGGATTCGACCGCGGCGACCGTTCGAATGGCTGCGACCGATCCGACCGTCGTGGATATGCCCGCCCAGCGCACTCAGGCCCGTCCCGCCGCCCCCACGGAGGTTCTGTCGAAGACGCGACCGTCGTCGCCGCAGAAGCGGCCTCGGCCCCCGCGATGGCTGATCGTGCTGGTGGTCGTGCTGGTGCTGATCGCCGCCGTCGTGATCGTGCTGATCGCGGTGGCCGGCTCATCCGGCCCCGCGGCGCCCTCATTGCCGGCCCTCGACGAACCCCTGAACAGCCACATGAAGCAGCTCCTGGATTCGGTGACACGATGA
- a CDS encoding GNAT family N-acetyltransferase codes for MSDGALLSITQPLRTERLALRTLTPDDLDDVFDYAGRDDVIRYLPWPSRTRDEVATHLARRLNTRLVTDGDVIVLGMELPGTDGTAPRIIGDMTLVLTSVEHRQASIGWVMNPDFAGHGYATEAASRVLTLAFDELGSHRVIAELDPRNTASAALCNRLGMRHEAHFVHSEIFKGEWGDLSVYAILDVEWNARNALDG; via the coding sequence ATGAGCGACGGAGCCCTGCTGAGCATCACGCAGCCCCTTCGTACAGAGCGCCTCGCTCTTCGCACCCTCACGCCAGACGACCTCGACGACGTGTTCGACTACGCGGGGCGCGACGACGTCATCCGGTACCTGCCCTGGCCCTCTCGCACCCGCGACGAGGTCGCGACGCACCTGGCGCGTCGCCTGAACACGCGGCTCGTGACCGACGGCGACGTGATCGTGCTCGGCATGGAGCTGCCGGGCACCGACGGCACGGCGCCGCGCATCATCGGCGACATGACGCTCGTGCTCACCAGTGTCGAGCACCGCCAGGCGTCGATCGGCTGGGTCATGAACCCCGACTTCGCGGGCCACGGCTACGCCACCGAGGCTGCGTCGCGCGTGCTCACGCTCGCGTTCGACGAGCTCGGCTCGCATCGGGTGATCGCCGAGCTCGACCCGCGCAACACCGCCTCGGCAGCGCTCTGCAACCGCCTGGGTATGCGGCACGAGGCGCACTTCGTGCACAGCGAGATCTTCAAGGGAGAGTGGGGCGATCTCTCGGTCTACGCCATCCTCGACGTGGAATGGAACGCGCGGAACGCCCTCGATGGCTGA
- a CDS encoding phage holin family protein, whose product MTNIPNPARKKSLAQLIGELPGLVTTLISDEIEGLKREITSRLSKLGVGAALFVVAALLGFFALAVLIASAILGLATVFQPWFAALLVGVALLVIVGILVLVGVKSIKKGVPPVPENAVDNLKKDVNAIKGLGR is encoded by the coding sequence GTGACCAACATTCCCAATCCGGCTCGCAAGAAGTCGCTGGCGCAGCTCATCGGCGAACTGCCGGGCCTCGTCACGACGCTCATCTCCGACGAGATCGAGGGCCTGAAGCGCGAGATCACCTCGCGCCTCAGCAAGCTCGGCGTGGGCGCCGCCCTCTTCGTCGTGGCCGCACTGCTCGGCTTCTTCGCGCTCGCCGTGCTGATCGCCTCCGCGATCCTGGGCCTGGCCACGGTCTTCCAGCCCTGGTTCGCTGCCCTGCTCGTGGGCGTGGCCCTGTTGGTGATCGTCGGCATCCTGGTGCTCGTCGGCGTGAAGTCGATCAAGAAGGGCGTGCCGCCTGTTCCCGAGAACGCGGTCGACAACCTCAAGAAAGACGTCAACGCGATCAAGGGATTGGGACGATGA
- a CDS encoding NUDIX domain-containing protein, protein MADPTRADAARADAALPTIRVAAVALIRHRHVLMVTARGRDVIYMPGGKIDRGENAPDAAIREAREEISVELDASSVAPLFTVTVQAHGEPAGRLVEMQVFAASTPDEPRASAEVDEVHWVTTADASRCPPAGRETLRRLAELDLID, encoded by the coding sequence ATGGCTGACCCGACACGGGCTGACGCGGCCCGAGCCGACGCCGCCCTGCCGACGATCCGCGTCGCAGCCGTGGCGCTCATCCGGCACCGCCACGTGCTGATGGTCACCGCCCGCGGGCGCGACGTGATCTATATGCCCGGCGGCAAGATCGATCGGGGCGAGAACGCGCCCGACGCCGCCATCCGCGAGGCGCGCGAAGAGATCTCGGTCGAGCTGGATGCCTCGAGCGTCGCGCCGCTGTTCACCGTCACGGTGCAGGCGCACGGAGAGCCCGCGGGCCGGCTGGTCGAGATGCAGGTGTTCGCGGCGTCGACACCCGACGAGCCGCGGGCATCCGCCGAGGTCGACGAGGTGCACTGGGTGACGACCGCCGACGCCTCACGCTGCCCGCCCGCCGGACGCGAGACGCTGCGACGCCTGGCCGAGCTCGACCTGATCGATTGA
- a CDS encoding phosphotransferase translates to MDGLLSGGNMNVVERSGDTVLRQAGPWTPTVHRYLDYLALAGIDWAPRPLGIEGERERLSFIEGDVPLYPLPEWVWSDSLLAECAARLRELHDASIGFGLDDAVWQSRSKVPAEVICHNDFSPHNLAFRDGHFLGAIDFDMCSPGPRLWDIAYFATRMVPLTGSTPDGAPGMEEARRRVGIIVEAYGSDASWDDVLRVAIIRLVDLAQMSIEKADELSKPHLLDEAAYYESEATYLREVRRAD, encoded by the coding sequence ATGGACGGACTTCTCTCTGGCGGCAACATGAACGTGGTCGAGCGGAGCGGCGATACCGTTCTGCGGCAGGCCGGGCCGTGGACTCCGACCGTGCACCGCTACCTCGACTACCTTGCCCTGGCGGGGATCGACTGGGCTCCGCGGCCGCTCGGCATCGAGGGCGAGCGGGAGCGACTCTCGTTCATCGAGGGCGACGTTCCCCTGTATCCCCTTCCCGAGTGGGTATGGAGCGACTCCCTCCTCGCCGAGTGCGCGGCCAGGCTGCGCGAGCTGCACGACGCCAGCATCGGCTTCGGTCTCGACGACGCCGTCTGGCAGTCGCGAAGCAAGGTGCCGGCCGAGGTGATCTGCCACAACGACTTCTCACCCCACAACCTGGCCTTTCGCGACGGCCATTTCTTGGGCGCCATCGACTTCGACATGTGCTCGCCCGGCCCGCGGCTGTGGGACATCGCCTACTTCGCAACCCGCATGGTTCCCTTGACCGGGTCGACACCCGACGGTGCGCCCGGCATGGAGGAGGCGCGGCGGCGGGTGGGCATCATCGTGGAGGCATACGGCTCCGACGCGAGTTGGGATGACGTGCTTCGCGTAGCGATCATCCGGCTCGTCGATCTGGCGCAGATGTCGATCGAGAAGGCCGACGAGCTGTCGAAGCCGCACCTGCTCGACGAGGCCGCGTACTACGAGTCGGAGGCGACGTACCTGCGCGAGGTGCGGCGGGCCGACTGA
- a CDS encoding PPOX class F420-dependent oxidoreductase, with the protein MTLDAALAALSDERFVSLTTFRKTGEGVSTPVWIARDGDALIVTTPDGTGKVKRIRNNGRVELRPCDRMGKVADGAPTVAGTAEIVDTDEARDSQARIFVAKYKLEYRIFMVIERLGKKGQKKRVCLRITA; encoded by the coding sequence ATGACACTCGATGCCGCCCTCGCCGCGCTCTCCGACGAGAGGTTCGTCTCCCTCACCACCTTCCGTAAGACCGGGGAAGGCGTCTCGACTCCCGTCTGGATCGCCCGCGACGGCGATGCCCTGATCGTGACCACTCCCGATGGCACCGGCAAGGTCAAGCGCATTCGCAATAACGGCCGCGTCGAGCTGCGCCCGTGCGACCGCATGGGCAAGGTCGCCGACGGGGCGCCGACCGTGGCCGGCACCGCCGAGATCGTCGACACCGACGAGGCACGCGACAGCCAGGCGCGCATCTTCGTGGCCAAGTACAAGCTGGAGTATCGCATCTTCATGGTCATCGAGCGCCTCGGTAAGAAGGGCCAGAAGAAGCGCGTCTGCCTCCGCATCACGGCGTGA
- a CDS encoding VanZ family protein, with product MSGFPYELAFATLLAATGVAGIVLAAYAGHGHPQRRATRPLVVALVVAVAAWSAGVLFMTLRPGTGTGQLVNLAPLTFQGPASVIDAVLNVGVFVPLGVLLAAARLRLLPTLLSGLLLSAGIELSQYLAQVGRTADINDVITNTTGTVLGWGLGAAIVHIRRRVDG from the coding sequence GTGAGCGGGTTTCCCTACGAGCTCGCGTTCGCCACGCTGCTCGCCGCTACCGGCGTCGCGGGGATCGTGCTCGCGGCGTACGCCGGGCACGGGCATCCACAGCGACGCGCGACGCGTCCCCTCGTCGTCGCCCTTGTCGTCGCCGTCGCGGCCTGGTCGGCCGGCGTGCTCTTCATGACGCTACGACCCGGCACGGGCACGGGCCAGCTCGTCAACCTCGCGCCGCTCACCTTTCAGGGCCCGGCCTCGGTGATCGACGCGGTGCTCAACGTGGGCGTGTTCGTTCCGCTCGGCGTGCTGCTCGCGGCCGCGCGCCTTCGGCTGCTCCCGACGCTTCTATCGGGACTGCTGCTGTCGGCGGGCATCGAGCTGAGCCAGTACCTCGCCCAGGTGGGGCGCACCGCCGACATCAACGACGTGATCACGAACACCACGGGAACCGTGCTGGGCTGGGGCCTCGGCGCCGCGATCGTTCACATCAGGCGTCGGGTCGACGGCTAG
- a CDS encoding GNAT family N-acetyltransferase: MTSFPSDPVLEAIRIRDYEDGDAAPTLAVFLDAITHTASADYTPQQVEAWARRDHRDLTVWNTSMQNRVSFVATMGEDVVGFSDVSPRGYIDMMFVAPQLVGRGVAWRLLAQAEQRARATGTRELSADVSITARPFFERQGFVVTATQHPIRAGVTLTNYAMRRVLD; encoded by the coding sequence ATGACGTCGTTTCCGTCTGATCCCGTTCTTGAAGCCATCCGGATTCGTGATTATGAGGATGGCGACGCGGCGCCGACTCTGGCCGTCTTTCTCGACGCCATCACGCACACCGCCTCCGCCGACTACACGCCGCAACAGGTGGAGGCCTGGGCGCGCCGTGATCATCGCGACCTCACGGTCTGGAACACGTCGATGCAGAATCGGGTCAGTTTCGTCGCGACGATGGGCGAAGATGTCGTGGGCTTCTCCGATGTGAGCCCGCGGGGGTACATCGACATGATGTTCGTCGCGCCCCAGCTTGTCGGGCGCGGGGTGGCGTGGCGCCTCCTGGCTCAGGCCGAGCAACGGGCCCGGGCGACCGGCACTCGAGAGCTGTCCGCCGATGTCAGCATCACGGCACGACCCTTCTTCGAACGGCAGGGATTCGTCGTCACCGCAACCCAGCATCCGATCAGGGCCGGAGTGACGCTGACGAACTACGCGATGCGCAGGGTGCTGGACTAG
- the hemE gene encoding uroporphyrinogen decarboxylase: MSETSALPAEHPLNDGRTASSALVTTYRGQRGDVTPVWFMRQAGRSLPEYRELRVGTQMLDACLDPELSSEITLQPVRRHGVDAGIFFSDIVIPLKLAGVDVDIVPGRGPVLAKPVRTAADVAALPALDPAALAPVAAGVARTVAQLGNTPLIGFAGAPFTLAAYLVEGGPSKDHMRARTLMHADPDAWAGLLEWAATVTGQFLRAQVMAGASAAQLFDSWVGSLSLADYTAHVQRHSAAALSAVADLGVPTVHFGVGSGEVLPAMRDIGADVMGVDWRIPLAEANRRLGGSVPLQGNVDPALLAAPWPALEAHVLDVLESGKAAPAHVLNLGHGVPPETDPDVLTRIVDLVHSR, translated from the coding sequence ATCTCTGAAACCAGCGCCCTTCCCGCCGAACATCCGCTGAACGACGGGCGCACGGCATCCAGTGCCCTCGTCACCACCTATCGCGGCCAGCGCGGCGACGTGACGCCCGTGTGGTTCATGCGCCAGGCTGGCCGCTCATTGCCCGAGTACCGCGAGCTGCGCGTGGGTACACAGATGCTCGACGCGTGCCTCGACCCCGAGCTCTCGAGCGAGATCACGCTGCAGCCGGTGCGTCGCCACGGCGTGGATGCGGGCATCTTCTTCAGCGACATCGTGATTCCGCTGAAGCTGGCGGGAGTCGACGTCGACATCGTTCCCGGCCGCGGCCCCGTGCTCGCGAAGCCGGTGCGCACCGCCGCCGATGTCGCCGCCCTGCCCGCCCTCGACCCCGCGGCCCTCGCGCCCGTCGCAGCCGGCGTCGCCCGCACGGTGGCGCAGCTCGGCAACACGCCGCTCATCGGATTCGCCGGAGCGCCCTTCACCCTGGCCGCCTACCTCGTGGAGGGCGGCCCGTCGAAGGACCACATGCGCGCCCGCACCCTCATGCACGCCGACCCGGATGCCTGGGCCGGCCTCCTGGAATGGGCCGCCACGGTCACGGGCCAGTTCTTGCGTGCCCAGGTGATGGCGGGTGCCTCGGCTGCGCAGCTGTTCGACTCGTGGGTGGGTTCGCTCTCTCTCGCGGACTACACCGCGCACGTGCAGCGGCACTCGGCTGCAGCCCTGTCCGCGGTCGCCGACCTCGGCGTTCCGACGGTGCACTTCGGCGTCGGCAGCGGAGAGGTGCTGCCCGCCATGCGCGACATCGGTGCCGACGTGATGGGCGTCGACTGGCGCATCCCCCTCGCCGAGGCGAACCGCCGCCTCGGGGGCAGCGTTCCCCTGCAGGGCAACGTCGACCCCGCCCTCCTCGCGGCTCCGTGGCCGGCGCTCGAGGCGCACGTGCTCGACGTTCTCGAAAGCGGCAAGGCCGCTCCCGCGCACGTGCTGAACCTCGGCCACGGGGTTCCGCCCGAAACGGATCCCGACGTGCTCACCCGCATCGTCGACCTGGTGCACTCGCGATGA
- a CDS encoding DUF3618 domain-containing protein: MSTDKKDAPVNSAVVRATTQVVKAGSDKNDKADAPQRSSAELSAAIVKNRENLASTLDAIEYKLNVPRQAKELTATVSNKVRVLRDENPAALAAGIAGVAIAVGGAVFATVRAISRR, from the coding sequence ATGAGCACCGACAAGAAAGACGCCCCCGTCAACTCCGCCGTCGTGCGCGCGACGACCCAGGTGGTCAAGGCCGGCAGTGACAAGAACGACAAGGCGGATGCTCCGCAGCGCAGCTCAGCGGAGCTCTCGGCCGCCATCGTGAAGAACCGCGAGAACCTCGCCTCCACGCTCGACGCCATCGAGTACAAGCTGAACGTTCCGCGCCAGGCCAAGGAGCTCACCGCCACCGTCTCGAACAAGGTGCGCGTTCTGCGAGACGAGAACCCGGCCGCCCTGGCCGCGGGCATCGCCGGCGTGGCTATCGCCGTGGGCGGTGCCGTGTTCGCGACCGTTCGGGCTATTTCCAGGCGCTGA